Sequence from the Pontibacter pudoricolor genome:
AAACATCCAATGTAAATATTGGTGTGGCAGATATCCGGTATAACACGCTGTTAGCTGCACAGTCTAGAGGGCTTGTATCGATCAAACTGCTGCAGAATGGAAAAAGCCATCCTAACATTATGCCTTTGATAAAACTGCCCGAGATGTATTACATCGCAGCAGAGGATTACATCAGGGCTAATGACCTTAACATGGCCATAGCATATCTGAACAAAGTCAGAAAAAGCCGCGGCATTATTGAAGAAATTTCGGAAGGTGCTGAGCCTGAAGTAGTGAAAGAAGAACTATACAAAGAGTACCGCAAAGAGTTTGTGAGTGAAGGGCAGTTGTTTTTCTACTACAAGAGACTAGGGCAGACGACCATTCCCGGACTTTCGGAAAGCACAGAAGTAGGCGATAAGATCTATGTGCTGCCCTATCCGGATAGTGAAATTGAGTTTGGTAACAGAGTCCAATAACCTTAAACGTTAAGAAAGTGAAAAATCTTAAGCTAATTCCTTTTGCGGCCCTGGTGGTGACCCTGCTGTTTACCTCATGCGCCAAACAAGACATCATGCCTTATCAGGCTGACCCTGCGGTTAATTTTGTGTCTAAAACTGTAGAGTATTCTTTTCTGGGTAATCCTGAAGGTGAGTATGTACAGGAGATAGAGGTGCAGGTTATGGGCCAGGCAGCAGACCACGATCGCCGCTTCAACGTGGAAGTAATTCAGGACTCCCTTACAACTGCAACACCACAACAGTACGAAATTGTGGAAGGGCTTGTAAAGGCCGGTGAATTTAAAGGTAAACTATATGTGAGGCTGCTTAAATCACCAGCTCTGGATAAAGACAAAGTATCCCTGCATCTGAGAATCACCAATTCCGATGATTTCCAGAAAGGCAACACAGAGTCAGTTGATTTTACCGTTGCCTGGACAAATAAAGTAATTGTACCGGCCTGGACCTACTATAGATATTTCTTTACAGCTAAAGCAAGTACAGCTGCATACAGAGCTATAGTGGAGTCTACAGGTGTGAAAACATTTACAGTGCGAGATTACATCGCCGTGGGACCTACAGGCGCACAGGCGCTGGGTACCCAGTTTGGCGACTATGTGAAGCAATGGAACAAGGACAACCCGGATAACCCGTTACGCCATGATGATGGGGTTTTGGCTGGAGAGTTGATCGTTCCTATATACTATACACATTCTAAATTCGACTAAGTATGAAAAGAATAAATATACTTATTTGCTTCATCATCATTTCGCTGGGATGGATGATTACTTCCTGCCATGATGATTTAAGCACACTGGATGTAAAAGAAGTGCCAGGTGTTGAAATTGATACCACAGGTATGAAAGCTTTTTCAGTACACCAGTTTGATTATCTGGTGGTAGAGCCCAACCTGGTTAAGGCAAAAGGCCTTTCAGAGTCAAACCTTAGCTATGAGTGGCGCATTAACCTAATACCCGGCGATACGACATTTCATATTATAGGAGATCAGAAGAACCTGAACTACGAAGTTCGTTTCAAGCCTAATGTTTCAGGCAATTACCATTTGCTTTATTACACTATAACAGATAAATCAACTGGTTTGGAATATATCATGTCCTGGCCGGTAACTGTTAAAAATAATATTGGGGAAGGGCTTGTAATTGCTGAAACGAGTGACGGTATCAATACCGATATAAGCCACATCATGCATTCTTTGGTAACAACGGATTATACAGGGGAAAGCGTGAAGCATAATGTTTATTCATCTATAAATAGTGGTACCATCAAAGGCTTGATTAAGCAGATGCGCTTCACAAAAATGTATGGTGTTGATGTATTATTAGGAATAACAGATAACAGTATTACCCGAATAAATACGCTGGACTACACGTTGTCTGGCACAAACGGAGAGCTGTTCTACAGTAATTCTTCAGGCCAGCATCCACAGGCGCTCGGCGGAATAGTTCAGGGAGATATGTATGTGGCTGACGGAAAGTTAACAGGTACGTACCTGGGTGCTTCCAGAAAGTTTGGCCTGCCGTTCGACTTTACTTACAAAGTTCCGGATCATATAGCTTTTAACGGGTTTAACTATTATCCTCTGCCAATCAGGATTAACTTTTACGATGAAGCAAACCAGCATTTTGTTTACCTGCCAACTATAATGTCTTTTGGAGATAACAAGATGCATCCGGTACCGGCAGATACTGAAGGGGTGTTCGACCCTGCTACTGTGACGAATAAAGTCAACCTGGCTGCAGGCGTAAGCACAGGAGGAGACTTCCTGCATCTTCTTAAGGATAAATCATCTGGTGATATTGGGCTGTATGTGCTGGACGGAGGGCAGGACAACTATCCAAGTCCTATCCCCCGAAGGCGAAAGCATTGTATAGCTTATCCGAGGCTCCGGAAATTGACAAAGCAAAACATTTTGTCTTTTTAGACAACCAGCGGGTAATGTATTATGCCACAGATAGCAAAATATACGCTATGTTGTATAGCACCGAAACTCCTGTATTTGAACTGCGCTATTCGGTACCGGCAGGAGAGGAGATTACAACCTTACAGGTATATCGTCAGGCCGATTATCCATTCAGGTCTGAAGGGTGGGACCCTCCTTATAATGCGACGAATAATAAACAGCTCATCATGTCTACCTATGGGACGGAAGGAAAGGTGTACATTCTGCCTATGATCAACGCTGGTGTAGGTAACATCGATGTGGCTAATATTAAGACCTTCAATGGGTTTGACCGAATCACTGCGATCACGACACAATTATAATTTCTGGAAATATAGGCAGCGTATGCAAAAGCATGCGCTGCCTTACCTGAATAGAACATGAAAGGTTTTATACCAGTTTGTCTGGTTCCAGCCTATAACAACCGGTGTAGTATAAGCTGCACATGCTTGTAAACACTAGGGAGGTATCCCTAAAGCCATAGTTAAAAACTACTTTAATACATGAAGAAAATCATCAGAATAGCCCGGTTAGAGCTAAGTATACTGTTCTATTCACCAATAGCCTGGATTATACTCATTATATTTCTTATTCAGTGTGGGGTAACCTTCATTGGTCTGATTGAGACCCGTGAGGCGAGTCAACAGCTGGGTAATCCATTAAAATCACTCACACAGGATGTTTTTGGCGGAGCGCAGGGGTTCTTCGCTGCTGTTCAGAATAAATTATACCTGTACATCCCGCTGCTAACAATGGGACTGATGAGCAGGGAACTCAGCAGCGGTTCCATTAAGCTTTTATATTCTTCCCCATTAACTAATCTGCAGATCATACTGGGCAAGTTTCTGGCAATGATGGGCTATGGTTTCCTGTTGGTGCTAGTACTTCTGGGCATATTAGTGGCTGCTACATTTTCGATAGAAGCACTGGACTTCAGGTTTTTGCTTGGCGGTATTATTGGCTTATATTTATTGATATGTGCCTATTCAGCGATCGGGCTTTTCATGTCCAGCCTTACTTCCTACCAGGTCGTAGCGGCTATCAGCACGCTGGCTTTATTCGCCGCCTTAAGCTTTGTCGGCACTGTTGGGCAGAGCATTGATTTTGTCAGGGATATTACCTACTGGATTTCTCTTGATGGCAGGGCAGATAATTTTATCAATGGTCTGATCAGCAGTAAAGATGTAATCTACTTTCTTTTAGTGATTACCCTCTTCCTGATGCTAACTGTAATGAGGCTGAATAGTGGCCGAGACAGTAGTTCTTCTCTTTTTGTTGCTGGCCGATATACACTTTTAGTTATTACGGTTCTGGGTATTGGTTACATTAGTTCATTACCAACTTTAACAGGTTATTACGATACCACACGTTTTAAAGACAGAACCCTGACAGAGAGTAGTAAGGACCTGATCGATCAGCTTGACAAGCCGGTTACGATCACGAGTTATGTGAACGTAGTCAATGCCTTTTCCCACTTAGGTTCTCCAAAATTCCGCATTTTTGATCTCAATAAGTTCGAGCAGTACACCCGCTTTATCCCCAATCTGGAAATGAAGTATGTGCCCTACTACGATTCTACCTTCACCAGCCGGGATAACTTAGGAAAAACGCTCCCTGAAATGGCGCATCAGTATTCTTTAGCCTATGGGTTTGACTATGAACGGTTAATGACCCCTGCCGAAATTAGGAAACAAGTAAACCTGGTACCTGAACAGAACACATTTGTGCGCATGGTTGAATATAACGGTAAAAGCACTCCGCTCCGCATGTTCTTCGATATGTTAACTTATCCTGGTGAAGCAGAAATTTCAGCTGCCTTAAAACGCCTGCTGACGAAGGCTCCGGTGGTGGGTATTATGACGGGTAATGACGAACGCAGTGTTCTAAGAACAGGAGACAAGGATTATAAAGATATCATGAATACCCTGTCTTCCAGGGGAGCATTGATCAATCAGGGCTTCGATGTAGTGAACATTAATATTGACGAGGTAAATGCTGCCCCGGACAGCTTAACCGTGCTGGTCATTGCAGACCCGATCGAAGCTTACTCTCCGGAACAGTTGCAGTTCATCAACAGCTACATTGATAACGGTGGCAATATGTTAATTGCCGGAGAGCCAGGGAAACAGAGCATTCTTAATCCTGTCGTTGAAAAGCTTGGCGTTTCATTCACGGAGGGTACCCTGCTCCAGGAATCAAAAGAACTTGAACTGGACCTGCTTCAGACCCACCTTACAAAAAACGCAACTGCATTCAGCAAGGCAATATCTGGTAAGGACATTATTACATTACCCGGGGCTGTCGGATTGAATTATGCTGAAAGCAATTCATTTAAGGTAACTCCTATCCTGATGACAGACAAACAGTTTACCTGGAACAAAACCGAAAAGTTTGATCTGGAAAATGATTCAGCAGCCTTCAGACCTGGTTTAGACCGGAAAGCAGCTATACCGGTAGCGCTGAGTTTAACCCGTGAAATTTCAGATAAAGCGCAGAAGATAATAGTAATAGGGGATGCGGACTTTATGAGTAATGGAGAGCTGGGAAGATATAATCTGAGAACCAAGAACTTTGAATTTATTGTAAACATGTTCAAATGGTTCAATGACGGTCAGTTCCCGATAGATACAACGCGCCCGGAATCCATCGACAATAAAATACTTGTAACACAAGCAGAGATCTCGTTCCTACAGATACTGCTTCTGGCCATCGTTCCAATCTCTTTAGGGGCTTTTGGAACAGTTACACTTATCAGAAGAAAAAGAAATTAAAATATCAAGAGAACCAACAGCACATCAAATCTAATACACAGATGGAAGAAAGTATAGCAAAGATCCAGAACCTGTCGCATCGTTACAGCAGAGACTGGGCAGTTAAAAATATTAGTTTCGAAATTCAGAACAGGGGTATCCTGGGATTACTCGGTTCCAATGGGGCTGGTAAATCAACCACGATGAATATCCTTTGCGGCGTTATTAATCAGACGGAGGGTGATGTTTTTATAGATGGAATTAATGTGCGGGAAAACCCGGTGGAAGCCAAAAAATTAATCGGCTTTTTACCGCAGAAAGCCCCCTGCATTTAGAACTTACGGTAGATGAATACCTGACGCACTGTGCCCATATGCGCTCAATCCCATCAAATAAAATCAAAGATGCCTTAGAATTGGCAAAAGCAAAATGTGGTATCAGCCATTTCAGTAAGCGTGTTTTAAAGAACCTTTCCGGAGGTTATCAGCAGCGTGTTGGTTTAGCACAGGCAATTATCCATAACCCGAAACTGGTTGTATTGGATGAACCAACAAACGGGCTTGATCCAAATCAAATACTGGAGGTCCGCAAACTGATCCGGGAAATTGCTGAAGACAGAGCTGTTATACTCTCTACCCACATCCTTTCAGAAGTACAAGCTACTTGTGATAAGATTGTTATGATTGAGCATGGTGAGATTGTGTTTGCTGATACACTTCATGCATTCAACAATTATATTGAGCCAAACACCTTAATAATGGAAGTTGACAGCCCTCCGTCAGAAGATGAACTCTATGCTATTGAAGGAATTACAGATGTATACTTTGTGACGAAGAATAGAATCAGGTTACAATTTAATGCTGGTCCTGAAATCACTAAAACTATTATTCAGGCTAGTATTACTAACGGGTGGCGCTTATCAGAGATATTCCTTGAGAAAAGCTCACTGGATGGAGTGTTTGCTCAATTGTCTAAAAAGAAGCATGCAGGAAATAAAGCACCTGAACTTGTGCCTGTAAACTTTTAAATAGAATCCTGATGAAAAAAATAATAAGGATCGCACGCCTGGAGCTAAGCCTCATGTTTTATTCCCCGATTGCCTGGCTGTTGCTCATCATTTTTATCGTGCAAACCGGGTTAACCTTTACGGAATTACTTTACAACCAGGAAACAAACCAGCAACTGGGCAGACCGCTACAGGTGCTTACAAAGATACTTTTTGCGGGAGATGATGGCATATTAGCTGCCATGCAGAAGAACCTGTATCTGTATATCCCTTTGCTTACAATGGGTTTGTTTAGCCGTGAAATTAGCAGCGGTTCCTTTAAGTTGCTGCTTTCTTCGCCGGTGACAGTTCGTGAGATTGTCCTGGGTAAGTTTCTATCCATGATGGTTTATACAGCTTTGCTATCACTTGTCTTATTAAGCTTCGTGATTGCTGGTGTAGTTTCTGTAGAAGCTCTGGATATTAAGTTTGTGCTGGGTGGCGTTTTAAGCCTGTATCTGTTAATGTGTGCGTATTCTGCCATCGGCCTTTTTATGTCCAGCCTTACCTCCTACCAGGTAGTAGCGGCTATCAGCACACTGGCTGTTCTTGCAGCCTTGAATTTTATCGGACAAGTTGGACAGCAGTTTGATTTTGTACGGGATATTACTTACTGGCTGTCCATAGCCGGCAGGGCAGATAATGGTGTTAATGGTTTATTAAGCTCAAAAGATCTCCTTTACTTCCTTCTTGTCATAGGCTTATTCCTGTTGCTGACGATCATAAAGTTCAAGCATGAACGTGAGACAATCTCAAAAGGAACAAAGGTTACCAGGTATAGTTTTTTAATCTTAACATTTATCCTGATTGGATATGTTACATCCCTGCCAACGCTAAATGGGTATTATGATACTACCCGCTTCAAGGATCGTACCCTTACACAAACTTCTCAGGACATTGTCAACAGGCTGGACAAGCCAATCAGCATAACAACGTATGTTAATGTGGTACACTATAGTGCGCCATACGGTGCACCGGAGAACAGAATCAAAGACCTGAATCAGTTTGAAAAATACCGACGCTTTCTGCCGAATCTGCAGATGAACTATGTGCATTATTATGATACACTGGTACAGTATAATGACACCACAAAGACGCTGATGGAAAAGGCTCAACGTGCTGCAAAAGCCCATAAGCTGGATTTTGACGAGCTGTTAAACCCTAAGGAAATCAAGGAAATAATTGACCTGGTGCCTGAAGATAACCGCCTTGTACGCATTATTGATTATGGCGGGAAGAAAACACCACTCAGGATGTTTGATGACATTTTCGCCTATCCCGGAGAAACGGAAATTACTGCGGCTCTGAAGCGGTTGATTGAAAAACCTGCTCTGGTTGGAGTTCTTACAGGAAATGGTGAACGGAGCTCAGACAAAATTCAGAATGATGCTTATAAAATCATTACCAAAGGGTTGAATGTAAGAGGATCTTTAATCAACTCGGGGTTTGATGTCATTGATATTCCAAGTGCACAAACAATTCCTGCCGGTCTGGATGTATTAGTTCTGGCAGATCCTGCAAATCAGTATACGCAGGAACAGGCAAATAACATTCTTTCCTATATAAATGCCGGTGGTAACCTGATGATTGCAGGGGAACCGGGCCGTCAATCTGTATTGAATCCGATTATCGAAAAGCTGGGTCTTACTTTTGTACCTGGCACATTGTTGCAGGAAAGTGAAAACTATGAACTTGATTTAATACAGGCCAAGTTTACCCCAGATGCCGCCGCATACGGATTTGGTTTCTACGATAAAGCAGTAGTTACTCTTCCCGGAGCAATGAGGGTAGCCAGCACCGGTAACACAGGCTTTCAGGTAGCACCTATTCTGGTAACAGATGGCAGTGTTACCTGGAACAAACAGGAAAGCTTTGATCTGAAGACAGAAAAAGTGGTGTTTGATTCCGCTACTGAAAAGAAAATAACGGCTCCTGTAGCTTTGGCCCTGCGGAGAAATGTAGGCAATAAGGAACAGAAAATCATGGTGTTTGGCGATGCTGATTTCATGAGCAATGTGGAACTGAACCGAAATAATGTCAATACTGTAAATGCCTCTTTTGCCTTACGCATGTTTAAGTGGTTCAGCGATGGAAAGTATCCCGTAGATACAAGCCGTCCTCCGTCTATTGATGACAAGGTGTTGCTTACCAGAGCTGGTATTGGCTGGATGAAAGTATCTGCACTGGGAGTAATTCCACTTTTATTCGGAGCTTTTGGTGCGGCCCTTTTGATCATAAGAAAGAGACAATAGTTGTTCATATTTGGTGTTGTTTTTTTACCCAGACCCTCTGAATTTTAGTAATCGAGGGTCTGGTTTATACAACTAACATCTCTGTTTTACTTCTATTTATGCAGCATACAAGCGACAGGTATCGGACAAGTGTCACCCGGCCTGCAATTTTCCAGAAAACATCTAAAACTAACATGAAGTACACCAAAGCATTTATTACACCCTTCCTATTTTTATTTTTTTTTAGCTTATCAGCAACAGCACAGTTAAGTGTAAAAGTTGTTGATCCTGGAAATATCCCCCTCGATGACAAAGTTAAAATAGGTAAGCTGGAAAATGGCCTTACGTACTATATCAGAAAAAATACAGAGCCAAGTAAGCGGGCAGAGCTGTATCTGGTAATAAAAGCAGGCTCGCTGCAGGAAACTGATGATCAGAAAGGGCTGGCCCATTTTACAGAGCATATGGCTTTCAATGGTACCAAAAGCTTCCCTGAAAATGATCTGATCGACTATCTTCAGAAAGCCGGTGTACGTTTTGGCGCCGACCTAAACGCTTATACAAGTTTTGACCAAACTGTATATCAGCTTCCTTTACCAACCGATAACCCTGAACTTTTGGAAACAGGCTTTAAAATTCTGTCGGAATGGGCTGGACATGTTTCTTTTGATCCAAAAGAGATAGATAAGGAAAGAGGAGTTATTGTAGAAGAAGAGCGTCAGAGAGGGAAGAATGTTTCAGAAAGAATAAGTAATCAGCTTTTGCCTGTTCTGCTTGCAAATTCAAGGCACATAGATCGTCTGCCTATCGGGAAGGTAGAAGTCATCAAAAACTTTAAACACTCCTCCTTAACGCAGTATTACCGGGATTGGTACAGGCCTGATATACAGGCTGTAATTGCTGTAGGGGATTTTGATGAAGCAAAGGTAGAAAGCCTTATCAGGAAAAATTTTTCAACCCTGTCTTCCCCTGTTAATGCTCCGGAAGTCTCATCTTACACGATACCTGCTAATCAAACCCCTTTAGCTAAAATCGTTACAGATCCTGAGTTTCCTTATACCGTAGCTTCTGTCATCTACAAACATCCGGCTACTGTTACCAGGACAGTTACTGATTTCAGAAACGCTATCATCAGAAGTGCAGCCAGTAATATGATTGCTATCAGGATGAATGATTTAGTTAAAAGTGGTAAAGCACCTTTCCTGAATGCAAGTGCTGGTTTTGGACCATATCAGGGAGGAATGGGGGATTTGAATGCTTTCACCCTGCAGGTGGTTGCGAAGAGTCCGGAACAACTGAAAACTTCTATCAGGGGACTTATGGATGAAGTTATCCGGATGCAACGGTTTGGTTTTACGCAGTCTGAATTAGACAGAGTGAAGCTGAGCTTTTTGAATGCAGTGGAGAAAAGTTACGTAGAGCGGGACAAAACATCTTCTAAAGCTTATGTGAATCAGTACCTGCAGCACTACTTGAAAGGAGAGACCATTATTGATATGAACTATTCTTACGAGTTTTATAAAACCTATCTGGAGGAAATTAAGCTTGAAGAAGTAAATAAAGTGGCTTCTGGCTTTGTTACACCTAACAACCAGATTGTTTTAGTACAGGCCTCCGAAAAAAATAAGGATGTTCTGCCTACTGAAGCGGAACTACTGGGTTGGGTAAATGACCAGCACACTGAGGTAAGTGCCTATGTGGATGATGCTGTTAACGAGCCGTTGTTGCAGGATAAACTGACTGGCGGTAAAACAGTGAAATCTAAGTCCGTAAAAGGCGTTTCCGCAACGGAACTCAGGCTTTCGAATGGTGTAAAAGTTATTTTAAAACCAACTGATTTTAAAAACGACGAAATTCTCTTTTCGGCGCATAGCCCAGGAGGTTACTCCCTGGCCGATGAAGGGGACGTTCACTCCTCTATGATGGCTGGTAATATTATTGCATCTGCTGGAATTGGTAAATTTACTTCTACGCAGATCAGTAAGCTGTTAGCCGGTAAATCCTTGGCTGTCTCACCTTTCATTAATACATATGCTGAGGGAATCCAGGGCTATGCATCCCCTCAGGATCTTGAAACAGCACTTCAGCTTACCTACCTGTACTTCACGGAGCCAAGGAAAGATACCACCTCTTTCAACAGATTGCTTGAGAATGTAAGGGTGATGACGGAAGGTAAAGCTGCTAATCCTATGGCTGTTTTCCAGGATACGATTAATGCCGTAATGAAGGGGCGCAGTAAGTGGGCTTCAAGTCCTTCGCTTCAGGAACTAGAGCAGGTATCGTTGCAAAAGGCGCACGATTTTTATAAAAGCCGTTTTGCAGATGCCAGTGACTTTACCTTTTTATTTGTTGGCAACTTTGATATTAAAACTATAAAACCACTGCTGGAACAGTATTTAGGATCACTTCCATCTACTTACAGTAAAGAAAATTTCAGGGATGTAGGCATAAAACCCCTTTCCGGGAATGTAAATAAAACTGTCTATCGTGGATTAGAAGACAAGGCACTTGTTGTGCTTTCGCTTCATGGGGATTATAAATATTCAGAAAAGAATAACCTTAATCTTAAAGTCTTGGAATCAGTACTAGAAACCAGGCTGCTTGAAAGGCTTAGAGAAAAGGAAAGTGGTGTATATAGCCCTTCTGTATCGTTAAGCTATGTGAAGAATCCATCTTCTCATTACTCATTAGCAGTTTCGTTTAGTTGTGCGATTGACCGCGTTGATGAACTGGTAAAGGCTACAGAAGACGAAATCAATAAAGTTAGATCTGGCGGGCCTACACAGGAAGAGCTTGATAAGTTTATTGCACAGGAAAAGAGCCAGAACGAGGTAAGACTTAGAACGAATGGTTTCTGGCTTCAATACCTGCAGGGGGCATTTGCGAAGGAGACCGACCCTGACTATATCAACTCCTATGAAAAAAAGCTTGACAATTTAAAGTTGAAGAAAACCAAAAAGGCCGCTAAAAAATTCCTTTCGGCTGAAAACCATATTAAGCTTACGTTATTACCAGAAAAGGTAACTACCAAAAAGTAGCAGTATTAGTTAAGTAAGTGATTGCAATTGTCTCTTTCATTCAACTCACATGTTTGAGTAAAAAGTAATTAGATTAGTTTGCCTAGTGTTTGTGGTAAGTGTTGAGCCAGCTTTTTAAGCTGGCTCTCGCTTTTTTAGACATATTAGAGTTTCTGTTACGCTATTTTCAAAAGTGGGATATGCTATATTATTATAAATCAAAATAAAGTTAACTGCAGTAGTAGTAGTAGTAATGAATTTAGTTACAACACATTCATATTATACTCTTAATACTGTCTATAGGCTGCTCCATGATCTCACACAGTATTTCCTATAATTCTGCTTTGGTATTGCCTGTTTTGTACTAAGTGTATTGTTAGACGTCTTTCTTTAACAACACATGCATATGTAATATTTGTAGTTCATATGCAGAATACCACGTTGTGAACTTGAGTTAAAATCTACAATGAAAAATAGTAGTCTTTGATTTTGTTAGCCATCATTCTACGCCGCTCATACAAGAAGTCATTATAATGTTGAACGCTCATGTTGTCTATGGAAAACGGCACACAGTTCATATCTAAATTTTGTAGTAGTTCTTCCTGTGAAGCAATACCGGATATTCTTAAGTCCTGCTCTTGCATCTGTGTTGAAATCAGTTCAAAGTACTCTTTTGGTGATTTACTACCCACTTTGATGTTAATCTCAGACTGCATGAAAGCATAGTTGGCTATTTGGTTGTACTTGCCACGATCTAAACCGTTCTTTTTTAAATATTCTTTTGGGAATAAGTGGTGTATATCGCCTTTGTGTGTAATCAGGTCACACACAGAAATATCTTTTGACAAGAAGCCTTTATCATTGGCTTTAACCTGGGCAG
This genomic interval carries:
- a CDS encoding M16 family metallopeptidase, encoding MKYTKAFITPFLFLFFFSLSATAQLSVKVVDPGNIPLDDKVKIGKLENGLTYYIRKNTEPSKRAELYLVIKAGSLQETDDQKGLAHFTEHMAFNGTKSFPENDLIDYLQKAGVRFGADLNAYTSFDQTVYQLPLPTDNPELLETGFKILSEWAGHVSFDPKEIDKERGVIVEEERQRGKNVSERISNQLLPVLLANSRHIDRLPIGKVEVIKNFKHSSLTQYYRDWYRPDIQAVIAVGDFDEAKVESLIRKNFSTLSSPVNAPEVSSYTIPANQTPLAKIVTDPEFPYTVASVIYKHPATVTRTVTDFRNAIIRSAASNMIAIRMNDLVKSGKAPFLNASAGFGPYQGGMGDLNAFTLQVVAKSPEQLKTSIRGLMDEVIRMQRFGFTQSELDRVKLSFLNAVEKSYVERDKTSSKAYVNQYLQHYLKGETIIDMNYSYEFYKTYLEEIKLEEVNKVASGFVTPNNQIVLVQASEKNKDVLPTEAELLGWVNDQHTEVSAYVDDAVNEPLLQDKLTGGKTVKSKSVKGVSATELRLSNGVKVILKPTDFKNDEILFSAHSPGGYSLADEGDVHSSMMAGNIIASAGIGKFTSTQISKLLAGKSLAVSPFINTYAEGIQGYASPQDLETALQLTYLYFTEPRKDTTSFNRLLENVRVMTEGKAANPMAVFQDTINAVMKGRSKWASSPSLQELEQVSLQKAHDFYKSRFADASDFTFLFVGNFDIKTIKPLLEQYLGSLPSTYSKENFRDVGIKPLSGNVNKTVYRGLEDKALVVLSLHGDYKYSEKNNLNLKVLESVLETRLLERLREKESGVYSPSVSLSYVKNPSSHYSLAVSFSCAIDRVDELVKATEDEINKVRSGGPTQEELDKFIAQEKSQNEVRLRTNGFWLQYLQGAFAKETDPDYINSYEKKLDNLKLKKTKKAAKKFLSAENHIKLTLLPEKVTTKK